A single genomic interval of Natronolimnobius sp. AArcel1 harbors:
- the lysX gene encoding lysine biosynthesis protein LysX — protein sequence MNVGILYSRIRKDEKLLLNELRERDHEVEKIDVRKQTFDISEAPEAFEDLDIVVDRCLATSRSLYATQFFEAYDIPVINSHETADICADKVKNSLALEQAGVPTPATKVAFTKDTAMDAIEEFGYPCVLKPVVGSWGRLMAKIDSPDAAEAILEHKATLGHYEHKVFYVQEFVDKPGRDIRVLATDGEPIAGMVRSSDHWITNAAKGAETDVFEPDDEAKELVQKASDAVGGGLLGIDLMETEDGYTVHEVNHTVEFKALDGAVETDIAGTVVDWLEQKAAAAAEELEVSA from the coding sequence GTGAACGTAGGAATACTCTACTCCCGAATTCGCAAAGACGAGAAGCTCCTCCTCAACGAGCTTCGCGAGCGCGACCACGAGGTCGAAAAGATCGACGTCCGCAAGCAGACGTTCGACATCAGCGAGGCCCCCGAAGCGTTCGAGGACCTCGATATCGTCGTGGACCGCTGTCTCGCCACGAGCCGGAGCCTCTACGCCACGCAATTTTTCGAGGCGTACGACATCCCGGTGATCAACAGCCACGAGACTGCGGACATCTGCGCCGATAAAGTCAAGAACAGCCTCGCACTCGAGCAGGCTGGCGTCCCCACGCCCGCGACGAAAGTCGCGTTCACGAAAGACACCGCGATGGACGCCATCGAGGAGTTTGGCTATCCGTGCGTCCTCAAACCCGTCGTTGGGTCCTGGGGCCGGCTCATGGCGAAAATCGACTCGCCCGACGCCGCAGAGGCAATTCTCGAGCACAAGGCAACACTTGGACACTACGAGCACAAGGTGTTCTACGTCCAGGAGTTCGTCGACAAACCCGGACGCGACATTCGCGTGCTCGCGACCGACGGCGAGCCAATCGCTGGGATGGTTCGCTCCTCGGATCACTGGATTACGAACGCCGCAAAGGGTGCCGAGACGGATGTCTTCGAACCCGACGACGAGGCCAAAGAGCTGGTACAGAAAGCCAGCGACGCCGTCGGTGGCGGTCTGCTCGGTATCGACCTGATGGAGACCGAGGATGGCTATACGGTTCACGAAGTCAACCACACTGTCGAGTTCAAGGCACTCGACGGCGCTGTCGAGACCGACATCGCCGGCACCGTCGTCGACTGGTTAGAGCAGAAGGCCGCTGCGGCAGCCGAGGAACTCGAGGTGAGCGCCTGA
- a CDS encoding ATP-dependent DNA helicase, producing the protein MRFFPYDEPYGNQRDAMDRIHNALTRGQNVLFEGACGTGKTLSSLVPALEVAREQGKTVVITTDVHQQMRQFVAEARAITREEDIRAVVFKGKGSMCHIDVGYEECQALRDNTRSVVETQQDKQQLERRQRELLTESQNEGGGSAADARSAVMDELESIEEQLEDLEEKNVCDYYRNNLTENTDDFFAWLFDDVRTPDEIYEYAETQQFCGYELLKEGIEGVDLVVCNYHHLLDSTIREQFFRWLGRDPEDVIAVFDEAHNVEGAARDHASRACSERTFDSALEELAETDDIRADDAVNVLSAFHRALVETYEESFGFGDREAIGENWTDVPIANEGRRDDLTLEFLQRYSGQGIGDDLEAAMQLGQELDEEYEEAYREGETATRTECQTLQAAAFVSAWMNEGTAEGLYPVVSVTRDGGTDEVYGRAELYTCLPRQVTGQLFEEVYSTVLMSATLQPFDVTESVLGLEEPVTMAYGLQFPEERRRTYAVETPALFASDRDDPAVQEEVTEAIFDAARMTPGNTLAFFPNYGEAERYAERLERRIGSGEAVYLDEPGVSVEELRQEFVADDNAVLCTSLWGTLAEGVSFDGDDASTVLVVGVPYPHLDDRAEAVQEAYDAAFEGTETGWRYAVEIPTVRKTRQALGRVIRSPEDIGVRALLDRRYSRRAKSDLGRYSVNGTFPHEEREELLDIAPEKLKFAMLNFYGGHDAYDGEPPAP; encoded by the coding sequence ATGCGCTTTTTCCCGTACGACGAGCCGTACGGCAACCAGCGCGACGCGATGGACCGCATCCACAACGCCCTGACGCGAGGGCAAAACGTCCTCTTCGAGGGCGCCTGCGGGACCGGCAAAACCCTCTCGTCGCTCGTGCCCGCCCTCGAGGTGGCCCGCGAGCAGGGCAAGACGGTCGTCATCACGACGGACGTCCATCAGCAGATGCGCCAGTTCGTCGCCGAAGCCCGGGCGATCACCCGCGAGGAAGACATCCGCGCGGTGGTCTTCAAAGGAAAAGGCTCGATGTGCCATATCGACGTTGGCTACGAGGAGTGCCAGGCCCTGCGGGATAACACGCGCTCCGTCGTCGAAACCCAACAGGACAAACAGCAACTCGAGCGTCGCCAGCGCGAACTCCTCACGGAGAGTCAGAACGAAGGCGGTGGCTCGGCCGCAGACGCCCGCTCGGCCGTCATGGACGAACTCGAGTCAATCGAAGAGCAACTCGAGGATTTAGAGGAGAAAAACGTCTGTGACTACTACCGGAACAACCTCACTGAGAACACGGACGACTTCTTCGCGTGGCTGTTCGACGACGTGCGCACGCCCGACGAAATCTACGAGTACGCCGAAACCCAGCAGTTCTGTGGCTATGAGTTACTGAAAGAGGGGATCGAAGGCGTCGATCTCGTCGTCTGTAACTACCATCACCTGCTCGATTCTACCATTCGCGAACAGTTCTTCCGCTGGCTCGGACGCGACCCCGAAGACGTCATCGCCGTCTTCGACGAGGCCCACAACGTCGAGGGAGCGGCCCGGGACCATGCCAGTCGCGCCTGCTCGGAACGAACGTTCGACTCCGCACTCGAGGAGTTAGCCGAGACGGACGATATTCGAGCCGACGACGCCGTGAACGTCCTTTCAGCGTTCCATCGTGCGCTCGTCGAAACGTACGAAGAGTCGTTTGGATTCGGTGACCGAGAAGCCATCGGCGAGAACTGGACGGACGTTCCCATCGCCAACGAGGGCCGCCGAGACGACCTCACCCTCGAGTTCCTGCAACGCTACTCCGGGCAGGGGATTGGCGATGATCTCGAGGCGGCGATGCAACTCGGCCAGGAGTTAGACGAGGAGTACGAGGAAGCCTATCGCGAGGGCGAGACCGCGACGCGCACGGAGTGTCAGACGCTCCAGGCCGCCGCGTTCGTCAGCGCCTGGATGAACGAGGGAACCGCAGAGGGGCTGTATCCCGTCGTTTCCGTCACGCGCGACGGCGGCACCGACGAGGTCTACGGACGCGCGGAACTGTATACGTGTCTGCCGCGCCAGGTCACCGGACAGCTCTTCGAGGAAGTGTATTCGACCGTACTGATGAGCGCGACGCTCCAGCCCTTTGATGTGACCGAGAGCGTGCTCGGCCTCGAAGAGCCCGTCACGATGGCCTACGGGCTGCAGTTTCCCGAGGAACGGCGACGCACGTACGCCGTCGAGACACCGGCGCTGTTCGCCTCGGATCGGGACGACCCCGCGGTTCAAGAGGAGGTGACGGAGGCCATCTTCGACGCGGCCCGGATGACCCCAGGCAACACGCTCGCTTTCTTCCCCAACTACGGCGAGGCCGAACGGTATGCAGAACGCCTCGAGCGCCGGATCGGCTCCGGGGAGGCGGTGTATCTAGACGAGCCGGGCGTCTCGGTCGAGGAGTTGCGCCAGGAATTCGTCGCGGACGATAACGCCGTGCTCTGTACCTCGCTGTGGGGCACCCTCGCGGAGGGCGTCAGTTTCGACGGCGATGACGCCAGTACTGTTCTGGTAGTCGGCGTTCCCTACCCGCATCTCGATGACCGTGCTGAGGCCGTCCAGGAAGCCTACGACGCGGCGTTCGAGGGCACCGAAACCGGCTGGCGCTACGCCGTCGAGATTCCAACGGTTCGAAAGACGAGACAGGCGCTCGGGCGCGTCATCCGCTCGCCAGAAGATATCGGCGTCCGCGCACTGCTCGACCGGCGCTATTCGAGGCGAGCGAAGTCCGATCTGGGTCGGTACAGCGTCAACGGCACCTTTCCGCACGAAGAACGCGAGGAACTGCTTGATATTGCGCCGGAAAAACTCAAATTTGCAATGCTGAACTTCTACGGCGGCCACGACGCCTACGACGGCGAGCCACCAGCGCCGTAG
- a CDS encoding D-2-hydroxyacid dehydrogenase — protein sequence MSAQPTVLVTDYVARETATKLVDHLESALPDGVVERATIPEETRDLIEDANIVVTNRLPAELLERAQNLRWVHALSSGVDSYPLEELEEREIVLTNSAGIHAQPIAEQVLCYMLMFERGLTESVRQQRQSVWERVTAGELHGQTVGVIGVGAIGERVAELCAAFGMEVLGTKRDLEDVPDAVDEIYAADDHHEVLARADYVVLACPLTDETQGLIGERELHVMGRNSVLVNIGRGELADEDALVESLQQGRIRGAGLDVFETEPLPRESPLWDLSNVVITPHMAGSTPHRFDRWLEILEPNYEAVSEGRLEEMENRVV from the coding sequence ATGTCAGCACAGCCGACCGTGCTCGTGACGGATTACGTCGCTCGAGAAACGGCAACCAAACTCGTCGATCACCTCGAGTCAGCCCTTCCCGATGGCGTCGTCGAACGGGCAACAATTCCAGAGGAGACACGCGACCTGATTGAAGACGCCAACATCGTCGTGACCAATCGCCTTCCAGCGGAATTGCTCGAGCGCGCGCAGAACCTGCGGTGGGTCCACGCGCTCAGTTCGGGCGTCGACAGCTACCCACTCGAGGAACTCGAAGAACGCGAGATTGTCCTGACGAACTCGGCGGGGATTCATGCCCAGCCGATTGCAGAGCAGGTGCTCTGTTACATGCTCATGTTCGAGCGCGGCCTCACCGAGAGCGTCCGCCAGCAGCGCCAGTCAGTTTGGGAGCGCGTCACCGCAGGAGAACTCCACGGCCAAACCGTCGGCGTCATCGGCGTCGGTGCAATCGGCGAGCGCGTCGCCGAACTCTGTGCGGCGTTCGGGATGGAGGTCCTGGGAACGAAACGCGACCTCGAGGACGTCCCCGATGCAGTGGACGAGATCTACGCCGCAGACGACCATCACGAAGTGCTCGCCCGCGCGGACTACGTCGTGCTGGCGTGTCCGCTCACCGACGAAACGCAGGGGCTGATCGGTGAGCGCGAGTTACACGTCATGGGCCGCAATTCGGTCCTGGTCAACATCGGCCGCGGCGAACTCGCAGACGAGGACGCGCTTGTCGAATCGCTCCAGCAGGGCCGCATCCGCGGCGCGGGACTCGACGTCTTCGAGACGGAGCCACTGCCCCGGGAGTCGCCACTGTGGGACCTCTCGAACGTCGTCATCACACCCCACATGGCCGGCTCGACGCCACACCGGTTCGACCGCTGGCTCGAGATTCTCGAGCCCAATTACGAGGCGGTGTCGGAAGGGCGACTCGAGGAGATGGAGAATCGGGTGGTCTGA
- a CDS encoding metallophosphoesterase: MTTIAIFSDTHSSAGHCLAGATLDAAREADVVIHAGDFTSTAALEAFQDECELLYPVHGNADNMAVRDRLPTTRVVEAGGARFAVTHRRDGGEMGLVMFGRSHDADVVVSGHTHRPTVVDAEDCVLLNPGSHADPRGNRPGFAVLEETDGSLEGEIREPEGTLIESFEIDLE, translated from the coding sequence ATGACCACGATTGCGATTTTCTCGGATACACACAGCAGCGCCGGTCACTGCCTCGCGGGGGCCACGCTGGATGCAGCGCGCGAGGCTGACGTCGTTATTCACGCGGGTGATTTCACGAGTACGGCAGCGCTCGAGGCCTTCCAGGACGAATGTGAGCTATTGTATCCTGTTCACGGCAACGCCGACAACATGGCCGTTCGAGACCGGTTGCCCACGACTCGAGTCGTCGAAGCGGGTGGCGCTCGATTCGCCGTCACCCACCGCCGCGATGGCGGCGAGATGGGACTCGTCATGTTCGGACGCTCGCACGATGCGGATGTCGTCGTTTCGGGCCACACCCATCGACCAACCGTCGTCGATGCCGAGGACTGTGTGCTGTTGAATCCGGGGAGTCACGCCGATCCACGGGGCAACCGGCCAGGATTTGCCGTTCTCGAGGAGACTGATGGATCGCTCGAGGGCGAAATCCGAGAACCCGAGGGTACGCTGATTGAGTCGTTCGAAATTGACCTCGAGTAA
- the argC gene encoding N-acetyl-gamma-glutamyl-phosphate reductase, which translates to MAIGSTDESADTVTATVIGGSGFTGGELLRLLAGHPNFEIAEVTSRSKAGKSVGSVHPPLRGMDLRFTEPDDLESVDVLFAATPHGVSMGQVDEFFDIADTVVDLSADFRLETAEQYDEWYDGHTAPEYLEKAEYALPEINRENLAGAELIAGGGCNATATILGLYPLFEHDILEGGEQVVVDVKVGSSEGGAGGGEASSHPERSGVVRPYAPTGHRHEAEIEQFLGTSVAFTCHAVDMIRGASATSHVFPSGPVSKGDLWKAYRGCYEDEPFVRMAAGGSGVYRYPEPKAVAGTNLAEVGFELDPSNKRIVVFSAIDNMMKGSAGQAVHAANIALGLEETAGLEFTGLHPVGAP; encoded by the coding sequence ATGGCGATTGGATCCACCGACGAGAGCGCCGACACTGTCACCGCGACAGTCATCGGCGGCTCGGGCTTTACGGGCGGCGAACTGCTTCGCCTGCTCGCCGGGCACCCGAACTTCGAAATCGCTGAGGTAACGAGTCGGTCGAAAGCCGGCAAGAGCGTCGGCTCCGTCCACCCGCCGCTTCGCGGCATGGACCTTCGGTTTACCGAACCCGACGACCTCGAGAGCGTCGACGTGCTGTTCGCCGCGACGCCACACGGCGTCTCGATGGGACAGGTCGACGAGTTTTTCGACATCGCAGACACCGTCGTCGACCTCTCGGCTGACTTCCGTCTCGAGACAGCAGAGCAGTACGACGAGTGGTACGACGGACACACCGCGCCGGAGTATCTCGAGAAGGCCGAGTACGCCCTGCCCGAGATCAACCGCGAAAACCTCGCGGGCGCGGAACTCATCGCCGGCGGCGGCTGTAACGCCACCGCGACGATTCTGGGCCTGTACCCGCTGTTCGAGCACGACATTCTCGAGGGTGGCGAACAGGTCGTCGTCGACGTGAAAGTCGGCTCCTCCGAAGGCGGGGCCGGCGGCGGCGAGGCCTCGAGCCATCCGGAGCGCTCGGGCGTCGTTCGTCCCTACGCACCGACGGGCCACCGCCACGAGGCCGAGATCGAGCAGTTCCTCGGCACGAGCGTCGCGTTTACCTGCCACGCCGTGGACATGATCCGCGGTGCGAGTGCAACGAGCCACGTCTTCCCGAGCGGGCCAGTCTCGAAGGGCGACCTCTGGAAAGCGTATCGCGGCTGCTACGAGGACGAGCCGTTCGTCCGCATGGCTGCCGGCGGCTCCGGCGTCTATCGATATCCGGAACCCAAAGCGGTTGCCGGAACGAACCTCGCCGAAGTCGGCTTCGAACTCGACCCCTCGAACAAACGCATTGTCGTCTTCTCGGCCATCGACAACATGATGAAAGGCTCTGCCGGGCAGGCGGTTCACGCCGCAAACATCGCGCTCGGTCTCGAGGAGACCGCCGGACTCGAGTTTACGGGACTACACCCCGTGGGGGCACCGTAA
- the lysW gene encoding lysine biosynthesis protein LysW — MTECVECGAEVSLHDDLEVGEIVDCTTCGAELEVVDTEPPVLERAPELEEDWGE; from the coding sequence ATGACCGAATGCGTCGAGTGTGGGGCAGAAGTGTCCCTGCACGATGATCTGGAAGTTGGAGAGATCGTTGACTGTACGACCTGTGGCGCTGAACTCGAAGTCGTCGACACCGAGCCACCAGTCCTCGAGCGAGCTCCGGAGCTCGAAGAGGACTGGGGTGAGTGA
- a CDS encoding argininosuccinate synthase has protein sequence MTRVALAFSGGLDTTVCVPLLEEEYGYDEVIGVTVDVGQPAEEFDEAEETAEALDLEHYVVDAKEEFADLCFDSVRANATYQGYPLGTALARPVIAQAILEVALENDCTGIAHGCTGKGNDQLRFEAVWRDSDLEVIAPVRELGLTREWEQEYADERDLPVEGGSGGDWSIDTNLWSRSVEGDDLEDPSYVPPEEIYDWTDAPSGESEEIELEFEEGYPVAVNGESYEPVALIEHLNEVAGAYGVGRTDSMEDRMLGLKVRENYEHPAATTLLNAHEALEGLVLTQEEREFKQLIDQKWSKKGYEGLVDAPLVSALEGFIADTQKRVTGTVTIRLEGGQARPVARDSNFAAYSAEHASFDTETVGKITQEDATGVAKYHGFQRRLANEAIAANADDEVELTTDGSGSSSDVSDVGDADDE, from the coding sequence ATGACCCGCGTGGCACTTGCGTTCTCGGGCGGCTTGGACACGACTGTCTGTGTCCCGTTGCTCGAAGAGGAGTATGGATATGATGAAGTGATCGGCGTCACCGTCGACGTCGGCCAGCCGGCCGAAGAGTTCGACGAAGCAGAAGAGACCGCCGAGGCACTTGATCTCGAACACTACGTCGTTGACGCGAAAGAGGAATTTGCGGATCTCTGTTTCGATAGCGTCCGCGCGAACGCGACGTACCAGGGCTACCCGCTTGGGACAGCACTCGCTCGTCCCGTCATCGCACAGGCAATTCTCGAGGTCGCACTCGAGAACGACTGTACGGGGATTGCCCACGGCTGTACCGGCAAAGGGAACGACCAGCTTCGATTCGAGGCCGTCTGGCGCGACTCCGATCTGGAAGTCATCGCGCCCGTGCGTGAACTCGGCCTCACTCGCGAGTGGGAACAGGAGTACGCCGACGAGCGTGACCTGCCAGTCGAAGGCGGCAGCGGCGGTGACTGGTCGATCGATACGAATCTCTGGAGTCGCTCCGTCGAAGGCGACGATCTCGAGGACCCAAGCTACGTCCCACCGGAGGAGATCTACGACTGGACCGACGCTCCATCGGGCGAGAGCGAAGAGATCGAACTCGAGTTCGAAGAAGGCTATCCCGTTGCCGTCAACGGCGAGTCCTACGAGCCCGTTGCACTCATCGAGCACCTGAACGAGGTCGCCGGTGCCTACGGCGTTGGCCGCACGGACTCGATGGAAGACCGCATGCTCGGTCTCAAGGTCCGCGAAAACTACGAACACCCCGCAGCAACGACGCTGCTCAACGCTCACGAAGCACTCGAGGGCCTCGTCCTCACACAAGAGGAACGCGAGTTCAAGCAACTCATCGACCAGAAGTGGTCGAAGAAAGGCTACGAAGGTCTCGTTGACGCACCACTCGTAAGCGCACTCGAGGGCTTCATCGCGGATACCCAGAAACGCGTCACTGGCACCGTCACGATCCGTCTCGAGGGTGGCCAGGCCCGCCCGGTTGCACGTGACAGCAACTTTGCAGCCTACTCGGCCGAACACGCCTCCTTCGACACGGAGACGGTCGGCAAGATCACCCAGGAAGACGCAACTGGCGTCGCGAAGTACCACGGCTTCCAGCGCCGTCTCGCGAACGAGGCAATCGCCGCGAACGCGGACGACGAAGTCGAACTCACAACGGACGGGAGCGGATCCTCGTCGGACGTGTCCGACGTAGGCGACGCAGACGACGAGTAA
- a CDS encoding YIP1 family protein, with protein MVPTTPLFDPEEYFSREGDASLTTAITVTAVFWIAMVAYMSIYMWYLFDVATELPEASLGGIIPLTALLMGLTVLLIWLLITTILHGITRVAGGSGSLKTTFEIAAWGLGAYAIAVFAQAATTPFTVPSESITAEDPADIAVQFAAEAPLSIAIITLLTLAVATVWAVYIWTYSMAQTHDISVRRAAAASIIAAVFVPLVLGVF; from the coding sequence ATGGTCCCAACGACCCCGCTCTTCGATCCCGAGGAGTACTTCTCGCGCGAGGGAGACGCCTCGCTTACCACAGCGATCACTGTGACCGCTGTCTTCTGGATTGCGATGGTCGCCTACATGAGCATCTACATGTGGTATCTGTTCGACGTTGCAACGGAGTTGCCCGAGGCCTCACTCGGCGGTATTATCCCGCTGACGGCGCTGTTGATGGGACTGACGGTACTGCTCATCTGGTTGCTCATCACGACAATTCTCCACGGCATTACACGCGTTGCTGGCGGCTCAGGCTCGCTCAAGACAACGTTCGAAATCGCAGCGTGGGGGCTTGGCGCGTACGCAATTGCGGTCTTCGCACAGGCCGCTACAACCCCGTTTACCGTCCCGAGCGAGTCGATTACGGCCGAAGATCCTGCAGACATTGCGGTCCAGTTCGCCGCAGAGGCACCGCTCAGCATCGCCATCATCACGCTTCTCACACTGGCGGTGGCAACAGTCTGGGCCGTCTACATCTGGACGTACAGCATGGCACAGACCCACGATATCAGCGTTCGACGCGCCGCAGCCGCATCCATCATTGCCGCCGTGTTCGTCCCGCTGGTTCTCGGCGTATTCTAA
- a CDS encoding 2'-5' RNA ligase family protein: MYSVTVPVPGRARRLANELHPELIGFETIREEHSCLLKRLGDVDHVSQLQHRTNRALEGATAVDAEITGIDYFEDPPLGSAPVVYLAVDSPGLEALHAELTETFDPIAGLEGDDYVPHITLARGGDLETAKRFAERDLEPLSWTVDALEFWNGTEKLPVSRVALSA; this comes from the coding sequence GTGTATAGCGTCACCGTGCCGGTTCCCGGCCGCGCTCGCCGACTCGCGAACGAGCTTCACCCCGAACTGATCGGGTTTGAGACCATTCGCGAGGAACACTCCTGCTTACTCAAACGTCTCGGCGACGTCGACCACGTCTCCCAGCTACAGCACCGAACCAACCGCGCACTCGAGGGTGCAACCGCTGTCGACGCCGAAATCACTGGGATCGACTACTTCGAAGACCCGCCACTCGGCTCGGCTCCCGTCGTCTACCTCGCTGTCGACAGTCCCGGTCTCGAGGCGCTTCATGCGGAACTCACAGAGACGTTCGACCCAATAGCGGGCCTCGAGGGCGACGACTACGTTCCACACATTACACTCGCGCGCGGCGGTGACCTCGAAACCGCGAAACGCTTCGCCGAGCGCGACCTTGAGCCACTCTCGTGGACGGTCGACGCGCTCGAGTTCTGGAACGGAACGGAGAAGTTGCCGGTGAGTCGGGTCGCCTTGTCAGCCTGA
- a CDS encoding low specificity L-threonine aldolase, translated as MIDLRSDTVTTPDETMREAARNADVGDDVYGEDPTVNELEARVADRLGTEAALYCPTGTMANQIAARVHTERGQEVLADRKSHVVKYELGGLAQHSGLQIRMLESDRGVPTAEQVAENVIDEDLHRAGTGLLCLENTHNARGGLAIEPANIAAAAEAAHERDVPVHLDGARLFNAATALEVPVSDLVAPVDSVMCSLSKGLGAPVGSMLAGSEEFIADARRTRKLFGGGMRQAGIIAGPALEALENAGDLEQDHEHAQLLADGLTALEGFDVQEPETNIVFADVSETGLEPEAVLERCREEDVLATPFGPTTIRFCTHRDISRAAIEQALERLSGRFN; from the coding sequence ATGATCGATCTGCGCTCCGATACCGTGACGACGCCCGACGAGACCATGCGCGAGGCCGCCCGCAATGCCGACGTGGGTGACGATGTCTACGGCGAGGATCCGACGGTAAACGAACTCGAGGCCCGCGTGGCCGACCGGCTGGGAACCGAGGCGGCGCTGTACTGTCCGACGGGGACGATGGCGAACCAGATCGCTGCACGCGTCCACACCGAACGCGGACAGGAGGTGCTCGCAGACCGGAAAAGCCACGTCGTAAAGTACGAACTCGGCGGCCTTGCCCAGCACTCGGGCCTGCAGATTCGCATGCTCGAGTCAGACAGAGGCGTGCCGACCGCAGAACAGGTCGCCGAGAACGTCATTGACGAAGACCTCCACCGGGCGGGAACTGGGTTGCTCTGTCTCGAGAACACGCACAATGCCCGCGGCGGACTTGCAATCGAACCAGCGAATATCGCGGCCGCGGCTGAGGCGGCCCACGAGCGAGATGTCCCGGTTCACCTCGACGGTGCGCGGCTGTTCAACGCCGCGACGGCACTCGAGGTGCCAGTCTCTGATCTCGTCGCCCCCGTCGACTCGGTTATGTGTTCGCTCTCGAAGGGACTCGGCGCGCCCGTCGGCTCGATGCTCGCCGGCAGCGAGGAATTCATCGCGGATGCACGCCGAACCCGCAAACTGTTCGGCGGCGGCATGCGCCAGGCCGGGATCATCGCCGGCCCCGCACTCGAGGCGCTCGAAAACGCCGGCGACCTCGAGCAAGATCACGAACACGCCCAGTTGCTCGCAGACGGCCTTACCGCGCTCGAGGGGTTCGACGTACAGGAACCGGAAACGAACATTGTCTTCGCGGACGTCTCAGAGACGGGGCTCGAGCCCGAGGCCGTCCTCGAGCGCTGTCGCGAAGAGGACGTACTGGCAACGCCGTTCGGGCCGACGACGATCCGGTTCTGTACGCACCGCGACATCTCACGAGCAGCTATTGAGCAGGCGCTCGAGCGACTGTCCGGCCGGTTTAACTGA
- the argH gene encoding argininosuccinate lyase, with amino-acid sequence MTEESTHDGGDEPALETDGGDASEASGSSSDVSDVGDAGSDSVVRRDRFSGGPARSFLSSLEADTRIFEADLEVDRAHVVMLAEQGIIDDNTAGEILTALDTIEVDGHEALPDGEDVHEAIETAVIERIGEDGGKMHTARSRNDEVAACIRYRLREDVLEAIETTLALREALLEVASEHTETVMPGYTHLQPAQPITVAHWACSYEGAVRRDTARLLAAYDRINESPLGGAAFAGTTFDIDRERTAELLGFESVVENSMDASSSRDFLLETVQALSTHATTLSGVAEDLIIFANRGFVSLSDDYSSTSSIMPQKKNPDTLELVRAVAGDAAGSVQGLTTTLKGLPRAYNRDLQRATTHAWETVDAVTEASEVAAGAIATAAWNEETLAAEAGEGFSTATGVADLLAANGLPFRTAHEMVAVAAENGADYDALEAAAEDVLGESLELFVDPSAVEDALDPVESVASRDSQGGPAPDAVADQLESGREALTADETSLEQTAGALEDAHEQLRAEVNEYV; translated from the coding sequence ATGACCGAGGAGAGCACTCACGACGGCGGCGACGAACCGGCGCTCGAAACCGACGGCGGCGACGCGAGCGAAGCGAGCGGATCCTCGTCGGACGTGTCCGACGTAGGCGACGCAGGAAGCGACAGCGTCGTCCGACGAGACCGCTTCAGCGGCGGGCCTGCCCGGAGTTTCCTCTCCTCACTCGAGGCCGACACACGAATTTTCGAGGCCGACCTCGAGGTTGATCGCGCACACGTCGTGATGCTCGCCGAGCAGGGAATTATCGACGACAACACGGCCGGTGAGATCCTCACCGCACTCGATACGATAGAAGTCGACGGCCACGAGGCATTACCAGACGGCGAGGACGTTCATGAGGCCATCGAGACGGCCGTCATCGAACGCATCGGCGAGGACGGCGGCAAGATGCACACCGCGCGCTCGCGCAACGACGAGGTTGCGGCGTGTATCCGCTACCGCCTGCGCGAGGACGTTCTCGAGGCGATCGAGACGACGCTTGCGCTGCGTGAGGCACTGCTCGAGGTGGCGAGCGAGCACACCGAGACGGTGATGCCCGGCTACACCCACCTCCAGCCAGCCCAGCCGATCACGGTCGCCCACTGGGCGTGTTCCTACGAAGGCGCAGTGCGTCGCGATACGGCGCGCCTGCTCGCAGCCTACGACCGCATCAACGAGTCACCACTCGGCGGAGCCGCATTCGCCGGCACGACGTTCGATATCGACCGCGAGCGCACCGCCGAGTTGCTGGGCTTCGAGAGCGTTGTCGAAAACTCGATGGACGCCTCCTCGAGCAGGGATTTCCTGCTCGAGACGGTACAGGCGTTGTCGACGCACGCGACGACGCTGTCCGGGGTGGCCGAGGACCTGATTATCTTCGCAAACCGCGGCTTCGTCTCCCTTTCGGATGATTACTCCTCGACATCGTCGATCATGCCCCAGAAGAAGAACCCGGACACGCTCGAGCTTGTCCGCGCAGTCGCGGGCGACGCCGCGGGATCGGTTCAGGGGCTAACGACGACGCTCAAGGGACTTCCGCGTGCGTACAATCGCGACTTGCAGCGTGCAACGACGCACGCCTGGGAGACGGTCGATGCCGTCACCGAGGCAAGCGAGGTCGCCGCCGGAGCCATCGCAACCGCAGCGTGGAACGAGGAGACACTCGCTGCAGAAGCGGGTGAGGGCTTCTCGACGGCAACCGGCGTCGCGGATCTGCTCGCGGCGAACGGCTTGCCGTTCCGCACGGCTCACGAGATGGTGGCCGTCGCCGCAGAAAACGGGGCCGACTACGACGCCCTCGAGGCTGCCGCTGAGGACGTCCTCGGTGAATCGCTCGAGTTGTTCGTCGATCCTTCGGCCGTCGAAGACGCACTTGACCCCGTCGAAAGCGTCGCGAGTCGCGACTCCCAGGGCGGCCCGGCACCCGACGCCGTTGCCGACCAACTCGAGTCGGGTCGCGAGGCACTGACAGCCGACGAGACGAGTCTCGAGCAGACTGCTGGCGCGCTCGAGGACGCCCACGAGCAACTGCGCGCGGAGGTAAACGAATATGTGTGA